A part of Ooceraea biroi isolate clonal line C1 chromosome 10, Obir_v5.4, whole genome shotgun sequence genomic DNA contains:
- the LOC105278576 gene encoding tropomyosin isoform X4, whose product MDAIKKKMQGMKLEKDNAMDRALLCEQQARDANARAEKAEEEARALQKKIQTIENELDQTQEALMQVNAKLEEKDKALQNAESEVAALNRRIQLLEEDLERSEERLATATAKLAEASQAADESERARKILENRSLADEERMDALENQLKEARFLAEEADKKYDEVARKLAMVEADLERAEERAEAGESKIVELEEELRVVGNNLKSLEVSEEKANQREEEYKNQIKTLTTRLKEAEARAEFAERSVQKLQKEVDRLEDDLTAEREKNKLLQEEMEATLHDIQNM is encoded by the exons ATGGACGCGATCAAGAAGAAGATGCAGGGGATGAAGCTGGAGAAGGACAACGCGATGGATCGCGCGTTGCTCTGCGAGCAGCAAGCTCGCGACGCGAACGCGCGAGCCGAGAAG GCTGAGGAAGAGGCTCGCGCCCTTCAGAAGAAGATCCAGACCATTGAGAATGAGCTCGACCAAACTCAGGAAGCTCTTATGCAGGTCAACGCGAAGCTGGAAGAGAAGGACAAGGCCCTGCAGAAC GCCGAGTCCGAAGTTGCCGCCTTGAACCGTCGTATCCAATTGCTGGAGGAGGACCTCGAGAGATCTGAGGAGCGTCTTGCCACTGCCACTGCCAAATTGGCAGAGGCATCGCAAGCTGCCGATGAGAGCGAACG CGCCCGCAAGATTCTCGAGAACCGCAGCTTGGCGGACGAAGAGCGCATGGACGCCCTTGAGAATCAGCTGAAGGAGGCCAGGTTCCTCGCCGAAGAAGCCGACAAGAAATACGATGAG GTCGCCCGTAAATTGGCCATGGTTGAGGCCGATCTAGAACGCGCCGAGGAGCGTGCCGAGGCCGGAGAGTC caAGATCGTCGAGCTTGAAGAAGAGCTGCGTGTCGTCGGCAATAATTTGAAGTCCCTCGAGGTCTCCGAGGAGAAg GCCAACCAGCGCGAGGAGGAATACAAGAACCAAATTAAGACCCTCACTACCCGTCTAAAGGAG GCTGAGGCACGCGCTGAGTTCGCGGAGAGATCCGTGCAGAAACTCCAGAAGGAGGTTGACAGGCTCGAAG ACGACCTCAcggccgagagagagaaaaacaaattGCTACAGGAGGAGATGGAGGCCACCCTGCATGACATCCAGAACATGTAG
- the LOC105278576 gene encoding tropomyosin isoform X5 — protein MDAIKKKMQGMKLEKDNAMDRALLCEQQARDANARAEKAEEEARALQKKIQTIENELDQTQEALMQVNAKLEEKDKALQNAESEVAALNRRIQLLEEDLERSEERLATATAKLAEASQAADESERARKILENRSLADEERMDALENQLKEARFLAEEADKKYDEVARKLAMVEADLERAEERAEAGESKIVELEEELRVVGNNLKSLEVSEEKANQREEEYKNQIKTLTTRLKEAEARAEFAERSVQKLQKEVDRLEDVLVNERCKYKAIADEMDQTFADLAGY, from the exons ATGGACGCGATCAAGAAGAAGATGCAGGGGATGAAGCTGGAGAAGGACAACGCGATGGATCGCGCGTTGCTCTGCGAGCAGCAAGCTCGCGACGCGAACGCGCGAGCCGAGAAG GCTGAGGAAGAGGCTCGCGCCCTTCAGAAGAAGATCCAGACCATTGAGAATGAGCTCGACCAAACTCAGGAAGCTCTTATGCAGGTCAACGCGAAGCTGGAAGAGAAGGACAAGGCCCTGCAGAAC GCCGAGTCCGAAGTTGCCGCCTTGAACCGTCGTATCCAATTGCTGGAGGAGGACCTCGAGAGATCTGAGGAGCGTCTTGCCACTGCCACTGCCAAATTGGCAGAGGCATCGCAAGCTGCCGATGAGAGCGAACG CGCCCGCAAGATTCTCGAGAACCGCAGCTTGGCGGACGAAGAGCGCATGGACGCCCTTGAGAATCAGCTGAAGGAGGCCAGGTTCCTCGCCGAAGAAGCCGACAAGAAATACGATGAG GTCGCCCGTAAATTGGCCATGGTTGAGGCCGATCTAGAACGCGCCGAGGAGCGTGCCGAGGCCGGAGAGTC caAGATCGTCGAGCTTGAAGAAGAGCTGCGTGTCGTCGGCAATAATTTGAAGTCCCTCGAGGTCTCCGAGGAGAAg GCCAACCAGCGCGAGGAGGAATACAAGAACCAAATTAAGACCCTCACTACCCGTCTAAAGGAG GCTGAGGCACGCGCTGAGTTCGCGGAGAGATCCGTGCAGAAACTCCAGAAGGAGGTTGACAGGCTCGAAG
- the LOC105278576 gene encoding tropomyosin-2 isoform X6 codes for MDAIKKKMQGMKLEKDNAMDRALLCEQQARDANARAEKAEEEARALQKKIQTIENELDQTQEALMQVNAKLEEKDKALQNAESEVAALNRRIQLLEEDLERSEERLATATAKLAEASQAADESERIRKALENRTNMEDDRVSLLEQQLAQAKLIAEEADKKYEEVARKLAMVEADLERAEERAEAGESKIVELEEELRVVGNNLKSLEVSEEKANQREEEYKNQIKTLTTRLKEAEARAEFAERSVQKLQKEVDRLEDDLTAEREKNKLLQEEMEATLHDIQNM; via the exons ATGGACGCGATCAAGAAGAAGATGCAGGGGATGAAGCTGGAGAAGGACAACGCGATGGATCGCGCGTTGCTCTGCGAGCAGCAAGCTCGCGACGCGAACGCGCGAGCCGAGAAG GCTGAGGAAGAGGCTCGCGCCCTTCAGAAGAAGATCCAGACCATTGAGAATGAGCTCGACCAAACTCAGGAAGCTCTTATGCAGGTCAACGCGAAGCTGGAAGAGAAGGACAAGGCCCTGCAGAAC GCCGAGTCCGAAGTTGCCGCCTTGAACCGTCGTATCCAATTGCTGGAGGAGGACCTCGAGAGATCTGAGGAGCGTCTTGCCACTGCCACTGCCAAATTGGCAGAGGCATCGCAAGCTGCCGATGAGAGCGAACG GATACGCAAGGCCCTCGAAAACCGCACCAATATGGAGGACGACCGAGTATCCTTGTTGGAGCAGCAGCTAGCACAGGCTAAACTGATCGCGGAGGAAGCGGATAAGAAGTATGAGGAG GTCGCCCGTAAATTGGCCATGGTTGAGGCCGATCTAGAACGCGCCGAGGAGCGTGCCGAGGCCGGAGAGTC caAGATCGTCGAGCTTGAAGAAGAGCTGCGTGTCGTCGGCAATAATTTGAAGTCCCTCGAGGTCTCCGAGGAGAAg GCCAACCAGCGCGAGGAGGAATACAAGAACCAAATTAAGACCCTCACTACCCGTCTAAAGGAG GCTGAGGCACGCGCTGAGTTCGCGGAGAGATCCGTGCAGAAACTCCAGAAGGAGGTTGACAGGCTCGAAG ACGACCTCAcggccgagagagagaaaaacaaattGCTACAGGAGGAGATGGAGGCCACCCTGCATGACATCCAGAACATGTAG
- the LOC105278576 gene encoding tropomyosin isoform X11 — translation MDAIKKKMQGMKLEKDNAMDRALLCEQQARDANARAEKAEEEARALQKKIQTIENELDQTQEALMQVNAKLEEKDKALQNAESEVAALNRRIQLLEEDLERSEERLATATAKLAEASQAADESERIRKALENRTNMEDDRVSLLEQQLAQAKLIAEEADKKYEEVARKLVMMEQDLERAEEKAELSESKIVELEEELRVVGNNLKSLEVSEEKATQREETFEGQVKILDSQLKEAEARAEFAERSVQKLQKEVDRLEDDLTAEREKNKLLQEEMEATLHDIQNM, via the exons ATGGACGCGATCAAGAAGAAGATGCAGGGGATGAAGCTGGAGAAGGACAACGCGATGGATCGCGCGTTGCTCTGCGAGCAGCAAGCTCGCGACGCGAACGCGCGAGCCGAGAAG GCTGAGGAAGAGGCTCGCGCCCTTCAGAAGAAGATCCAGACCATTGAGAATGAGCTCGACCAAACTCAGGAAGCTCTTATGCAGGTCAACGCGAAGCTGGAAGAGAAGGACAAGGCCCTGCAGAAC GCCGAGTCCGAAGTTGCCGCCTTGAACCGTCGTATCCAATTGCTGGAGGAGGACCTCGAGAGATCTGAGGAGCGTCTTGCCACTGCCACTGCCAAATTGGCAGAGGCATCGCAAGCTGCCGATGAGAGCGAACG GATACGCAAGGCCCTCGAAAACCGCACCAATATGGAGGACGACCGAGTATCCTTGTTGGAGCAGCAGCTAGCACAGGCTAAACTGATCGCGGAGGAAGCGGATAAGAAGTATGAGGAG GTCGCCAGAAAACTAGTCATGATGGAACAGGATCTCGAACGCGCCGAGGAGAAGGCCGAGCTTTCCGAATC caAGATCGTCGAGCTTGAAGAAGAGCTGCGTGTCGTCGGCAATAATTTGAAGTCCCTCGAGGTCTCCGAGGAGAAg GCGACGCAGAGAGAGGAGACGTTCGAGGGCCAGGTGAAGATCCTGGATAGTCAACTGAAAGAG GCTGAGGCACGCGCTGAGTTCGCGGAGAGATCCGTGCAGAAACTCCAGAAGGAGGTTGACAGGCTCGAAG ACGACCTCAcggccgagagagagaaaaacaaattGCTACAGGAGGAGATGGAGGCCACCCTGCATGACATCCAGAACATGTAG
- the LOC105278576 gene encoding tropomyosin-2 isoform X9, with product MDAIKKKMQGMKLEKDNAMDRALLCEQQARDANARAEKAEEEARALQKKIQTIENELDQTQEALMQVNAKLEEKDKALQNAESEVAALNRRIQLLEEDLERSEERLATATAKLAEASQAADESERIRKALENRTNMEDDRVSLLEQQLAQAKLIAEEADKKYEEVARKLVMMEQDLERAEEKAELSESKIVELEEELRVVGNNLKSLEVSEEKANQREEEYKNQIKTLTTRLKEAEARAEFAERSVQKLQKEVDRLEDDLTAEREKNKLLQEEMEATLHDIQNM from the exons ATGGACGCGATCAAGAAGAAGATGCAGGGGATGAAGCTGGAGAAGGACAACGCGATGGATCGCGCGTTGCTCTGCGAGCAGCAAGCTCGCGACGCGAACGCGCGAGCCGAGAAG GCTGAGGAAGAGGCTCGCGCCCTTCAGAAGAAGATCCAGACCATTGAGAATGAGCTCGACCAAACTCAGGAAGCTCTTATGCAGGTCAACGCGAAGCTGGAAGAGAAGGACAAGGCCCTGCAGAAC GCCGAGTCCGAAGTTGCCGCCTTGAACCGTCGTATCCAATTGCTGGAGGAGGACCTCGAGAGATCTGAGGAGCGTCTTGCCACTGCCACTGCCAAATTGGCAGAGGCATCGCAAGCTGCCGATGAGAGCGAACG GATACGCAAGGCCCTCGAAAACCGCACCAATATGGAGGACGACCGAGTATCCTTGTTGGAGCAGCAGCTAGCACAGGCTAAACTGATCGCGGAGGAAGCGGATAAGAAGTATGAGGAG GTCGCCAGAAAACTAGTCATGATGGAACAGGATCTCGAACGCGCCGAGGAGAAGGCCGAGCTTTCCGAATC caAGATCGTCGAGCTTGAAGAAGAGCTGCGTGTCGTCGGCAATAATTTGAAGTCCCTCGAGGTCTCCGAGGAGAAg GCCAACCAGCGCGAGGAGGAATACAAGAACCAAATTAAGACCCTCACTACCCGTCTAAAGGAG GCTGAGGCACGCGCTGAGTTCGCGGAGAGATCCGTGCAGAAACTCCAGAAGGAGGTTGACAGGCTCGAAG ACGACCTCAcggccgagagagagaaaaacaaattGCTACAGGAGGAGATGGAGGCCACCCTGCATGACATCCAGAACATGTAG
- the LOC105278576 gene encoding tropomyosin-1, isoforms 9A/A/B isoform X16: MSAQVQGTLLDVLKKKMRQTKEEMEKYKDECEEYQRRLQVEVMRREEAESEVAALNRRIQLLEEDLERSEERLATATAKLAEASQAADESERIRKALENRTNMEDDRVSLLEQQLAQAKLIAEEADKKYEEVARKLVMMEQDLERAEEKAELSESKIVELEEELRVVGNNLKSLEVSEEKANQREEEYKNQIKTLTTRLKEAEARAEFAERSVQKLQKEVDRLEDDLTAEREKNKLLQEEMEATLHDIQNM; the protein is encoded by the exons ATGTCGGCGCAAGTGCAGGGCACCCTCCTCGACGTGCTCAAGAAGAAGATGCGGCAGACGAAGGAGGAGATGGAAAAGTACAAGGACGAGTGCGAGGAGTACCAGAGGCGGCTGCAGGTGGAAGTGATGCGCCGCGAGGAA GCCGAGTCCGAAGTTGCCGCCTTGAACCGTCGTATCCAATTGCTGGAGGAGGACCTCGAGAGATCTGAGGAGCGTCTTGCCACTGCCACTGCCAAATTGGCAGAGGCATCGCAAGCTGCCGATGAGAGCGAACG GATACGCAAGGCCCTCGAAAACCGCACCAATATGGAGGACGACCGAGTATCCTTGTTGGAGCAGCAGCTAGCACAGGCTAAACTGATCGCGGAGGAAGCGGATAAGAAGTATGAGGAG GTCGCCAGAAAACTAGTCATGATGGAACAGGATCTCGAACGCGCCGAGGAGAAGGCCGAGCTTTCCGAATC caAGATCGTCGAGCTTGAAGAAGAGCTGCGTGTCGTCGGCAATAATTTGAAGTCCCTCGAGGTCTCCGAGGAGAAg GCCAACCAGCGCGAGGAGGAATACAAGAACCAAATTAAGACCCTCACTACCCGTCTAAAGGAG GCTGAGGCACGCGCTGAGTTCGCGGAGAGATCCGTGCAGAAACTCCAGAAGGAGGTTGACAGGCTCGAAG ACGACCTCAcggccgagagagagaaaaacaaattGCTACAGGAGGAGATGGAGGCCACCCTGCATGACATCCAGAACATGTAG
- the LOC105278576 gene encoding tropomyosin-1, isoforms 9A/A/B isoform X17 has product MSAQVQGTLLDVLKKKMRQTKEEMEKYKDECEEYQRRLQVEVMRREEAESEVAALNRRIQLLEEDLERSEERLATATAKLAEASQAADESERIRKALENRTNMEDDRVSLLEQQLAQAKLIAEEADKKYEEVARKLVMMEQDLERAEEKAELSESKIVELEEELRVVGNNLKSLEVSEEKATQREETFEGQVKILDSQLKEAEARAEFAERSVQKLQKEVDRLEDDLTAEREKNKLLQEEMEATLHDIQNM; this is encoded by the exons ATGTCGGCGCAAGTGCAGGGCACCCTCCTCGACGTGCTCAAGAAGAAGATGCGGCAGACGAAGGAGGAGATGGAAAAGTACAAGGACGAGTGCGAGGAGTACCAGAGGCGGCTGCAGGTGGAAGTGATGCGCCGCGAGGAA GCCGAGTCCGAAGTTGCCGCCTTGAACCGTCGTATCCAATTGCTGGAGGAGGACCTCGAGAGATCTGAGGAGCGTCTTGCCACTGCCACTGCCAAATTGGCAGAGGCATCGCAAGCTGCCGATGAGAGCGAACG GATACGCAAGGCCCTCGAAAACCGCACCAATATGGAGGACGACCGAGTATCCTTGTTGGAGCAGCAGCTAGCACAGGCTAAACTGATCGCGGAGGAAGCGGATAAGAAGTATGAGGAG GTCGCCAGAAAACTAGTCATGATGGAACAGGATCTCGAACGCGCCGAGGAGAAGGCCGAGCTTTCCGAATC caAGATCGTCGAGCTTGAAGAAGAGCTGCGTGTCGTCGGCAATAATTTGAAGTCCCTCGAGGTCTCCGAGGAGAAg GCGACGCAGAGAGAGGAGACGTTCGAGGGCCAGGTGAAGATCCTGGATAGTCAACTGAAAGAG GCTGAGGCACGCGCTGAGTTCGCGGAGAGATCCGTGCAGAAACTCCAGAAGGAGGTTGACAGGCTCGAAG ACGACCTCAcggccgagagagagaaaaacaaattGCTACAGGAGGAGATGGAGGCCACCCTGCATGACATCCAGAACATGTAG
- the LOC105278576 gene encoding tropomyosin isoform X10 yields the protein MDAIKKKMQGMKLEKDNAMDRALLCEQQARDANARAEKAEEEARALQKKIQTIENELDQTQEALMQVNAKLEEKDKALQNAESEVAALNRRIQLLEEDLERSEERLATATAKLAEASQAADESERIRKALENRTNMEDDRVSLLEQQLAQAKLIAEEADKKYEEVARKLAMVEADLERAEERAEAGESKIVELEEELRVVGNNLKSLEVSEEKATQREETFEGQVKILDSQLKEAEARAEFAERSVQKLQKEVDRLEDDLTAEREKNKLLQEEMEATLHDIQNM from the exons ATGGACGCGATCAAGAAGAAGATGCAGGGGATGAAGCTGGAGAAGGACAACGCGATGGATCGCGCGTTGCTCTGCGAGCAGCAAGCTCGCGACGCGAACGCGCGAGCCGAGAAG GCTGAGGAAGAGGCTCGCGCCCTTCAGAAGAAGATCCAGACCATTGAGAATGAGCTCGACCAAACTCAGGAAGCTCTTATGCAGGTCAACGCGAAGCTGGAAGAGAAGGACAAGGCCCTGCAGAAC GCCGAGTCCGAAGTTGCCGCCTTGAACCGTCGTATCCAATTGCTGGAGGAGGACCTCGAGAGATCTGAGGAGCGTCTTGCCACTGCCACTGCCAAATTGGCAGAGGCATCGCAAGCTGCCGATGAGAGCGAACG GATACGCAAGGCCCTCGAAAACCGCACCAATATGGAGGACGACCGAGTATCCTTGTTGGAGCAGCAGCTAGCACAGGCTAAACTGATCGCGGAGGAAGCGGATAAGAAGTATGAGGAG GTCGCCCGTAAATTGGCCATGGTTGAGGCCGATCTAGAACGCGCCGAGGAGCGTGCCGAGGCCGGAGAGTC caAGATCGTCGAGCTTGAAGAAGAGCTGCGTGTCGTCGGCAATAATTTGAAGTCCCTCGAGGTCTCCGAGGAGAAg GCGACGCAGAGAGAGGAGACGTTCGAGGGCCAGGTGAAGATCCTGGATAGTCAACTGAAAGAG GCTGAGGCACGCGCTGAGTTCGCGGAGAGATCCGTGCAGAAACTCCAGAAGGAGGTTGACAGGCTCGAAG ACGACCTCAcggccgagagagagaaaaacaaattGCTACAGGAGGAGATGGAGGCCACCCTGCATGACATCCAGAACATGTAG
- the LOC105278576 gene encoding tropomyosin isoform X7 — protein sequence MDAIKKKMQGMKLEKDNAMDRALLCEQQARDANARAEKAEEEARALQKKIQTIENELDQTQEALMQVNAKLEEKDKALQNAESEVAALNRRIQLLEEDLERSEERLATATAKLAEASQAADESERARKILENRSLADEERMDALENQLKEARFLAEEADKKYDEVARKLAMVEADLERAEERAEAGESKIVELEEELRVVGNNLKSLEVSEEKATQREETFEGQVKILDSQLKEAEARAEFAERSVQKLQKEVDRLEDDLTAEREKNKLLQEEMEATLHDIQNM from the exons ATGGACGCGATCAAGAAGAAGATGCAGGGGATGAAGCTGGAGAAGGACAACGCGATGGATCGCGCGTTGCTCTGCGAGCAGCAAGCTCGCGACGCGAACGCGCGAGCCGAGAAG GCTGAGGAAGAGGCTCGCGCCCTTCAGAAGAAGATCCAGACCATTGAGAATGAGCTCGACCAAACTCAGGAAGCTCTTATGCAGGTCAACGCGAAGCTGGAAGAGAAGGACAAGGCCCTGCAGAAC GCCGAGTCCGAAGTTGCCGCCTTGAACCGTCGTATCCAATTGCTGGAGGAGGACCTCGAGAGATCTGAGGAGCGTCTTGCCACTGCCACTGCCAAATTGGCAGAGGCATCGCAAGCTGCCGATGAGAGCGAACG CGCCCGCAAGATTCTCGAGAACCGCAGCTTGGCGGACGAAGAGCGCATGGACGCCCTTGAGAATCAGCTGAAGGAGGCCAGGTTCCTCGCCGAAGAAGCCGACAAGAAATACGATGAG GTCGCCCGTAAATTGGCCATGGTTGAGGCCGATCTAGAACGCGCCGAGGAGCGTGCCGAGGCCGGAGAGTC caAGATCGTCGAGCTTGAAGAAGAGCTGCGTGTCGTCGGCAATAATTTGAAGTCCCTCGAGGTCTCCGAGGAGAAg GCGACGCAGAGAGAGGAGACGTTCGAGGGCCAGGTGAAGATCCTGGATAGTCAACTGAAAGAG GCTGAGGCACGCGCTGAGTTCGCGGAGAGATCCGTGCAGAAACTCCAGAAGGAGGTTGACAGGCTCGAAG ACGACCTCAcggccgagagagagaaaaacaaattGCTACAGGAGGAGATGGAGGCCACCCTGCATGACATCCAGAACATGTAG
- the LOC105278576 gene encoding tropomyosin-1, isoforms 9A/A/B isoform X14 has translation MSAQVQGTLLDVLKKKMRQTKEEMEKYKDECEEYQRRLQVEVMRREEAESEVAALNRRIQLLEEDLERSEERLATATAKLAEASQAADESERARKILENRSLADEERMDALENQLKEARFLAEEADKKYDEVARKLAMVEADLERAEERAEAGESKIVELEEELRVVGNNLKSLEVSEEKANQREEEYKNQIKTLTTRLKEAEARAEFAERSVQKLQKEVDRLEDDLTAEREKNKLLQEEMEATLHDIQNM, from the exons ATGTCGGCGCAAGTGCAGGGCACCCTCCTCGACGTGCTCAAGAAGAAGATGCGGCAGACGAAGGAGGAGATGGAAAAGTACAAGGACGAGTGCGAGGAGTACCAGAGGCGGCTGCAGGTGGAAGTGATGCGCCGCGAGGAA GCCGAGTCCGAAGTTGCCGCCTTGAACCGTCGTATCCAATTGCTGGAGGAGGACCTCGAGAGATCTGAGGAGCGTCTTGCCACTGCCACTGCCAAATTGGCAGAGGCATCGCAAGCTGCCGATGAGAGCGAACG CGCCCGCAAGATTCTCGAGAACCGCAGCTTGGCGGACGAAGAGCGCATGGACGCCCTTGAGAATCAGCTGAAGGAGGCCAGGTTCCTCGCCGAAGAAGCCGACAAGAAATACGATGAG GTCGCCCGTAAATTGGCCATGGTTGAGGCCGATCTAGAACGCGCCGAGGAGCGTGCCGAGGCCGGAGAGTC caAGATCGTCGAGCTTGAAGAAGAGCTGCGTGTCGTCGGCAATAATTTGAAGTCCCTCGAGGTCTCCGAGGAGAAg GCCAACCAGCGCGAGGAGGAATACAAGAACCAAATTAAGACCCTCACTACCCGTCTAAAGGAG GCTGAGGCACGCGCTGAGTTCGCGGAGAGATCCGTGCAGAAACTCCAGAAGGAGGTTGACAGGCTCGAAG ACGACCTCAcggccgagagagagaaaaacaaattGCTACAGGAGGAGATGGAGGCCACCCTGCATGACATCCAGAACATGTAG
- the LOC105278576 gene encoding tropomyosin isoform X1: protein MEQALAATTRRRGHQHHPRHTTRRRLDASSRGPAQCGPAGAAKDATTSTVGDETSLAVDDRLGATEASPSVPRATLGTRWPMRINDAETNSRTQIDVRQDDDDDDDVRQRLAQCSPDDPAPGASKGAARGKGAPTTKEKRSPRGRNAEGDAPSKSGDSPEPEHAVARARGDGNSDDESANVEEDPELAELAKLRCPSERTEVQAEREARRRKRCADYPGLAFGCSIFSSDTMMKFSLIKNELQNIMGNQLKRAESEVAALNRRIQLLEEDLERSEERLATATAKLAEASQAADESERARKILENRSLADEERMDALENQLKEARFLAEEADKKYDEVARKLAMVEADLERAEERAEAGESKIVELEEELRVVGNNLKSLEVSEEKANQREEEYKNQIKTLTTRLKEAEARAEFAERSVQKLQKEVDRLEDDLTAEREKNKLLQEEMEATLHDIQNM, encoded by the exons ATGGAGCAGGCACTCGcggcgacgacgcgacgtcgcGGCCACCAGCATCACCCGCGACACACCACGCGACGACGTCTCGACGCCTCCAGCAGAGGACCCGCGCAGTGTGGCCCTGCTGGTGCCGCCAAGGACGCCACCACGTCCACCGTCGGCGACGAGACGTCGCTCGCCGTTGACGACCGTCTCGGAGCGACGGAGGCGAGTCCATCCGTGCCGCGCGCCACGCTCGGCACGAGGTGGCCGATGAGGATCAACGACGCCGAGACGAACTCGAGAACGCAGATCGACGTCCGtcaggacgacgacgacgacgacgacgtccgACAGAGGCTCGCGCAGTGTAGCCCGGACGATCCCGCGCCCGGCGCCAGCAAGGGTGCCGCGCGCGGCAAAGGAGCGCCGACGACCAAGGAGAAGCGGTCGCCACGTGGGAGGAACGCCGAGGGCGACGCGCCGAGCAAGAGCGGCGACTCGCCCGAGCCTGAGCACGCGGTCGCGAGGGCTCGCGGCGACGGGAACTCCGACGACGAGTCGGCGAACGTCGAGGAGGACCCGGAACTGGCGGAGCTGGCGAAGCTGCGCTGTCCCAGCGAACGCACCGAGGTCCAGGCCGAGCGCGAGGCCCGCAGGCGGAAGAGATGCGCCGACTATCCCGGTCTCGCCTTCGGTTGCTCCATATTCTCCAGCGACACGATGATGAAGTTCAGTCTGATTAAGAACGAACTGCAGAATATCATGGGCAATCAGCTGAAGCGG GCCGAGTCCGAAGTTGCCGCCTTGAACCGTCGTATCCAATTGCTGGAGGAGGACCTCGAGAGATCTGAGGAGCGTCTTGCCACTGCCACTGCCAAATTGGCAGAGGCATCGCAAGCTGCCGATGAGAGCGAACG CGCCCGCAAGATTCTCGAGAACCGCAGCTTGGCGGACGAAGAGCGCATGGACGCCCTTGAGAATCAGCTGAAGGAGGCCAGGTTCCTCGCCGAAGAAGCCGACAAGAAATACGATGAG GTCGCCCGTAAATTGGCCATGGTTGAGGCCGATCTAGAACGCGCCGAGGAGCGTGCCGAGGCCGGAGAGTC caAGATCGTCGAGCTTGAAGAAGAGCTGCGTGTCGTCGGCAATAATTTGAAGTCCCTCGAGGTCTCCGAGGAGAAg GCCAACCAGCGCGAGGAGGAATACAAGAACCAAATTAAGACCCTCACTACCCGTCTAAAGGAG GCTGAGGCACGCGCTGAGTTCGCGGAGAGATCCGTGCAGAAACTCCAGAAGGAGGTTGACAGGCTCGAAG ACGACCTCAcggccgagagagagaaaaacaaattGCTACAGGAGGAGATGGAGGCCACCCTGCATGACATCCAGAACATGTAG
- the LOC105278576 gene encoding tropomyosin-1, isoforms 9A/A/B isoform X15, with amino-acid sequence MSAQVQGTLLDVLKKKMRQTKEEMEKYKDECEEYQRRLQVEVMRREEAESEVAALNRRIQLLEEDLERSEERLATATAKLAEASQAADESERIRKALENRTNMEDDRVSLLEQQLAQAKLIAEEADKKYEEVARKLAMVEADLERAEERAEAGESKIVELEEELRVVGNNLKSLEVSEEKANQREEEYKNQIKTLTTRLKEAEARAEFAERSVQKLQKEVDRLEDDLTAEREKNKLLQEEMEATLHDIQNM; translated from the exons ATGTCGGCGCAAGTGCAGGGCACCCTCCTCGACGTGCTCAAGAAGAAGATGCGGCAGACGAAGGAGGAGATGGAAAAGTACAAGGACGAGTGCGAGGAGTACCAGAGGCGGCTGCAGGTGGAAGTGATGCGCCGCGAGGAA GCCGAGTCCGAAGTTGCCGCCTTGAACCGTCGTATCCAATTGCTGGAGGAGGACCTCGAGAGATCTGAGGAGCGTCTTGCCACTGCCACTGCCAAATTGGCAGAGGCATCGCAAGCTGCCGATGAGAGCGAACG GATACGCAAGGCCCTCGAAAACCGCACCAATATGGAGGACGACCGAGTATCCTTGTTGGAGCAGCAGCTAGCACAGGCTAAACTGATCGCGGAGGAAGCGGATAAGAAGTATGAGGAG GTCGCCCGTAAATTGGCCATGGTTGAGGCCGATCTAGAACGCGCCGAGGAGCGTGCCGAGGCCGGAGAGTC caAGATCGTCGAGCTTGAAGAAGAGCTGCGTGTCGTCGGCAATAATTTGAAGTCCCTCGAGGTCTCCGAGGAGAAg GCCAACCAGCGCGAGGAGGAATACAAGAACCAAATTAAGACCCTCACTACCCGTCTAAAGGAG GCTGAGGCACGCGCTGAGTTCGCGGAGAGATCCGTGCAGAAACTCCAGAAGGAGGTTGACAGGCTCGAAG ACGACCTCAcggccgagagagagaaaaacaaattGCTACAGGAGGAGATGGAGGCCACCCTGCATGACATCCAGAACATGTAG